The genomic DNA CTTCTGACTGCGAACAACTTTTCCGACCAAAGAGGTTTTTTTGGCAAGTTGGCTCAACAAAATTTCTTTGCTTTCCTTAAATGATGAGGACTTGTTGCTTACATTATTGTGGTTGCAATACTCCATGCCTTGTTATATAACTTTTGCTTAGAATGATGTCAAACATGTGGTTCGGTGGTTCAACGGTAAAGACATGGACCTGCAGCAACCTGGGCCCCATGGGCCAGCACAAGGCCCccgtgttcatttaactttatGAATTATGCTTATCCAAATTGAAAAGTTGTGACTTTACACGGGATTCGGCTTACATACATGGTGTTATCAAAATAATAGCATCCATACTGTACTTTAATTAACGgttaatattgaattttttaaaatcttttttcattctctcttattaaaactttttaaagtaaatcaactttaagatttaatcttaaccgttgattaaattacagaatacatgttattattaaaataacagcatgtaagccgaatCCCTTTGCACGAGTGTTCCTTCAAAGTCTATAAATAGCATATAGTTTGCTAGTCCAAACTATGATCGACTGGGGACAAATCTCGTCTTAAACATAGCGATTTAACATGCCCTCAAAGCCAACTTTTGTTTatgattcttcttctttctcatataattttcttaacaatttTAAGACGATATTCGcaaaataaattcaatagaACGAATTGAATAGTAattgcataaaaaaatatatttaaagagacaaaacaaaacacaaatttGGTTTATCGttttgagtaatgatataaggaagacTCTAGTCCTCATTTTATCATTACTCTATTTACTTAAGTGTCAGACATGTTTAATATTTATTGGCGCTTGTATTATGTGGCAACAAGTAATTTACCTTAAGCGCCGGTAATAGAGGTCACCAATAAcatatttgaaaaatgttttttttttttttttttttaatcttatttgaaaaagtgtttttatgtGATATGAAGGTAGaattatttgcatttttttctagttttaaaAAGACAGGACATGTGTGGAGTGTGCGTGGCTGGAAGCTTAAAAAATGCAGCGAAGTGCATGCTGAATATATTTCCATCGCATACAAACCAAATTGTACAGAAGGCAATCACATCTCTTTGTCAGGGAATAAGTGGTccggatccggcttacatgctgtagtttaatcaatggtcaagattgaatctctcaaaatttctcttcattttctctcccttattaaaagcttctaaaattaagttaactttaagatttaatctttatcatttatttaactacagcatacatgctgttattttccATATAGAGAATGCCCCTTGATCAGTGTGTTCATGATATTATAATCATTGAATGTTTTGTTCAACTTTCTTCTCATTAATAAATGGAATGagggagaattttatttttattttatttttattttttattttttattttaaattaatcattattaaccCTAGAATTTGAAGTATACAACCCTAACAATCAAAGCTAGAAATGTCACTTGTGCATTGAGTCAACCCATACACTTTATCTAGTCCTTGTGTTAAGTGGTCTTGGacctctctcaaccccaaaagctaatTCAAGAGGTAAAatttttcctcacacttataaattgaccatcagccccttccacaaccgatgtgggatagcCTTAACACTTCGAGCTCTAAACTTCCAACTGCGTACAACTTCTGCGACCGTTGAGTTTCGTAGGAAAGTTGGCTCCACAAAtatgttttggttttgttaaTTAATGATATAATGGACTCACTCACATTATTCTGGTTGCAAGAAACCACACCCTGGTGATCAACCTGGCCAAAGAATCCTCATTTCGATACTTTAACAAGCATTTATCATACCTTATGTTTACACCTTTGCTATATGGGCAACGGTTGCGAATTTCTTTGCTTGCATTTACAACACAGCCCAAGCAATCTGCATCTACAACATTAAAACGACAAAGAGCAAGACCATATACTTGGTTCGGGCTTTGACCCTTGGAACCAAGACTGAAACCTTTGATTGGTGTTTCATATGAAAGATAATCTGCAAGCTCTTGTAGGTTTGTGTCGTAACGGTCATTTGTGGTAAAGTTCCTCCTCCCATGAGTCTGAGGTGGTTTGTTTAGAAGTGTGCTGCTACTCAAGATAagagcgctcgatcgcatacttcaaagcgatcgagcgcagtaccagagagtTCCAAAGTGCAAAATCGTTCCGAGTGCGATCGTGCGCAATCACTAGGGCGCTCGATCGTAGTATCAGAGAGTACCAGTTCAAAACCatcccgagtgcgatcgagcgtactcaCTAGGgagctcgatcgcagtaccagagacCTGCCGCCATAAACTTCCATCTTCTACTAGAACTCTTACTTATCTTTTGTAGGAGTGATCTATTTGTATCACTTCTCTTTTGATTGATTGTAATTATTCTCTTGTATTATCTCTTATCCTTTGTTTAAATGTAATTATCTTCTTATCACATCAAAACTTATCTTGTTAGCTTGATGTGATCAAATACAAGTGTAACTCTTTTCTATATAAGTTCAATGAGAAAGCTGCAGAAAGTATTATGGCTAAAATTTcttctctttatattattttactaACGGAAGATTAAAGTCATAGATATCACTTGATTGTAAGAagttttgtttgtatctatgactttgtaacctcataagCTATGATTTTGCAAAGCTTTATGTTTTTGCTGTAAGAGTTTTTTGCTTTGCTCTATAAGAACATTATGCTTGTGATCTTTGATTAATGAAATCCTCatatttccattaaaaaaagaaaaaaagtattatcaCTTGTAAGGGAATGGACTATTGCCCAATTTACGCATCATCCAATGTATTGTGATTCTCATTtactatttaataaaattttagggGCTATTTTCTCGTAGAATCCCTTGGGTTCGAGATCTTTTTTGGAAGTAATGAAAGAGGCTATTTTCtcgcaaaaaaaataaataaataaaatttgagggGGGGTATGTGGTGATTAAACAttaaattgtgacaatgtccccccaaactaccaaaattaaacatttccatttaattttttttaaaaaaaaaattgtttttttaaataaaatttttgtttaaaaaaaattaatttttttttgaatttataagagtatttttgtcttattgagaaatctataggggcattttatcttttttctagtattggggggaacattgtcacaattaaaagtttgggagggacattgttaattaggtggtagtttgaagggtgTATGTAGACTTTTTCCTTAGTAAAATTTAGTTTTACACATCATCCATATCTACCACATGTGTGAATTAAAACCATCAATGAAGTATGATGTCGTATATTTACTACTTAATTGTAAGCTATacaccttctttttcttttcttttttcttttcttttcttctaagCAAAAAGTCAGAAGAGGCAATAATTTGAATGGCTACTTTATGCTCGTGTAACTATGGTAGCACATACCCgctaaaaatgtataaaataaGCCTACACATATATTTAgacacacaaaaaaacatagaaTTATGGTTGACATGCCAAATCTAACTGTCAATAATAGGAAGAAGACTTTCTTTTGGTGGGGTTAACTACCACGAGCAAAGAGTAGACTATTTCCACTAAATTCAGTTAAAACTGGTTTGAATTTGAAGCAAGGTTTGGCCATTATTTTAATCCTTTCTAGAGATTACCATATaagtaatactatttaatagACTCATATACAACTACTTAAcgtaacaataaaaattagctATTAGATTAGCAAttgtaaaaatagaaaaatcattACTCTCACACTCCTACCTTTTGAAGCCGGATAAATTAGTTTAAGCTTGGTAATTAAACTTTTTTAGAAATGTTAGACACACTATCATGACTCTCATACTTACTCCCAAATGTAACactaaaaattaccattaaatttaatatgaaacATTTCGCATACTTTTTAATCCGTTtataattaaagtaacattttttaagtatatttttACGACCTTTACCAAAAGccatttaaccaaaaattaaatatcTAAAGCCAATTAAGGAAATAAACTTTGTTTTCGTTGTTAACCTTGAGGGGCTccatgcatttttttctttcacaccTCTTGGAATAATAGTGCATGCAGGGTTGGAATGCAAGAAGAAGACGAAGCTTTCGTAATTGATATACATATAGAATAAATTATATGCTGATGAGGGAAAAGAGAAATCTTTTATTTCCATCGTGTTAAATTAGCCTTTCATaaaaaggacagaaatttcataCAAACTGCTTTACAGAATAATTCCTTCAATCTAGCCTCCTTAAAAGTATTGTGTGTCCTTTAACATGTGATAAGTGCATGTTTTTTTAGTAGCACGTACTTCTCATATACTTCATATattgaaagaatccctaacaatccagtttgtaaaaaatttatccttaaaaaaaaatctaattaaacCAAGAATTCTGAGTGGAAGGAGGACAATATTGGTTGGGCAATAAATTGTTGAAGTTGGAATAATTGGCTTCAATTGGCTGTACTTCTTCTTGTGGATTACAATTGAGGAAGGCAATCTCAGCTTGGGTCTTGGCCAGCTCGCTTTCTGCATTGTGTATTTGTTGATATAATTGAGAAATAATTCCAACACACCCATAAACAGGATCTTGAATGCGATAATGTGCCTCGAAATACAAAGTATCCGCTGCTTGAGCTCGGAGATTTGGTGGGAGTTGCTGAATTTAATTAAAGAGCAAGAAATAATAAACATGGGATTTAGTGTAATGAGTTCATAAAAAgtacatatttaattatatatatatgtagtaaTTAGAAAGATATATTATATTACCTGGAGGATCTTTGCGACATTGCTAGCACCATAGATTCTGTGAACACAAGCAAATCTTTGAGGATCATTGGGAgggaaataaagagagaaaatgcaATCTGAAGGGCATCTTCTTCTCAAATACTTGCAAGCTGCACAACGAGGAGAGATCATGGCTCAAATCCAAGAAAGAATCTAAGCAAAATATCACAGAAAGATTTCCTCAATATTTTGCTCTCTGTAGAAGAAAATCTAATGGAGATTTTGgtgatttatttatataaataagagAAGAGGAGAgtttttgtattgtaaacaatgaGGTATAGCTTGGAGAGATTTTCCAACGGCTAGTTTTTTCTTTCGAATTTGGAGATTAGAAAGGAAAGCTTCTGAGATGGTAAGAGTAGACCAAGAGAATTAGAATGGAAATTTTCGACCGTTGTCTAACTTGCCTGTATAGCAAAAATGTATTATGAGATGTACGAATTTCTCAATACTTGAATGTTAGATGATATTGATTAAGAGTATAAGAAAATATTGTAGTAATTATTATCAGTTGTAAGGGAATGGACTATTGCCCAATTTAGGCATATCATCCTGCAGGGTATAGCcattcttatttattatttaataaaatttccttTTATTCCTTAATATGGTTCTTGATAGATATG from Corylus avellana chromosome ca6, CavTom2PMs-1.0 includes the following:
- the LOC132185441 gene encoding LOB domain-containing protein 24-like, which produces MISPRCAACKYLRRRCPSDCIFSLYFPPNDPQRFACVHRIYGASNVAKILQQLPPNLRAQAADTLYFEAHYRIQDPVYGCVGIISQLYQQIHNAESELAKTQAEIAFLNCNPQEEVQPIEANYSNFNNLLPNQYCPPSTQNSWFN